From the genome of Chlorocebus sabaeus isolate Y175 chromosome 2, mChlSab1.0.hap1, whole genome shotgun sequence, one region includes:
- the LRRN4 gene encoding leucine-rich repeat neuronal protein 4, with product MRQTLLLLLLMVLRPSWADLLQKVPLFRVTQQGPWGSSGSNATDSPCEGLPAAGATALTLANRNLERLPGCLPRTLRSLNASHNLLRALSASELGHLEQLQVLTLSHNRIAELRWGPGGPAGLHTLDLNYNQLAALTPCAGPALSSLRALALAGNPLQALQPRAFACFPALQLLNLSCTALGRGAQGGIAEAAFAGEDGAPLATLEVLDLSGTFLERVESGWIRDLPKLTSLYLRKMPRLMTLEGDIFKMTPNLQQLDCQDSPALASVATHIFQDTPHLQVLLFQNCNLSSFPAWTLDSSQVLSINLFGNPLTCSCDLSWLLMDAKRTVLSRAADTVCTPAAGSSGPFSASLSLSQLPGVCQSDQSTTLRASQPPGFNHPTYAQGPTVAPSAAPATRLAGGQQSVSKAPNVGSGTRAAWPHSDAQEGTASSTTNSVAGHSNSSVFPRAASATASQHRGEHAPGLVVEPSISAASTPLASKLLDPFPTSWNRISSPQPGQRTQATPQAPNPSPSEGGIPVLLLDDYSEEEEGRKEEVGMPHQDVPCDYHPCKHLQTPCAELQRQSRCRCPGLSGEDTIPDPPRLQGVTETTDTSALVHWCAPNSVVHGYQIRYSAEGWAGNQSVVGVIYATARQHPLYGLSPGTTYRVCVLAANRAGLSQPRSSGWRSPCTAFTTKPSFALLLSGLCAASGLLLASTLVLSACLCRRSQTLRLQRCDTHLVACKNPAFDYPLELQTVS from the exons ATGCggcaaaccctgctgctgctgctgctgatggtgCTGCGCCCTAGCTGGGCAGATCTTCTCCAGAAGGTCCCGCTCTTCCGGGTCACTCAGCAGGGCCCCTGGGGGAGCAGTGGCAGCAATGCCACCGACTCGCCCTGCGAGGGGCTGCCCGCCGCGGGTGCGACGGCCTTGACCCTGGCAAACCGCAACCTGGAGCGCCTGCCCGGCTGCCTACCGCGCACACTGCGCAGCCTCAACGCCAGCCACAACCTGCTGCGCGCACTGAGCGCATCCGAACTTGGCCACCTGGAGCAGCTGCAGGTGCTGACCCTGAGCCACAACCGCATCGCCGAGCTGCGCTGGGGCCCGGGCGGGCCGGCGGGGCTGCACACCCTGGACCTCAACTACAACCAGCTGGCCGCTCTGACGCCGTGTGCCGGTCCCGCACTGAGCAGCCTCCGCGCCCTGGCGCTCGCCGGGAATCCGCTGCAGGCGCTACAGCCCCGGGCCTTCGCCTGCTTCCCCGCGCTGCAGCTCCTCAACCTCTCCTGCACCGCGCTGGGTCGCGGCGCACAGGGGGGCATCGCCGAGGCGGCGTTCGCTGGAGAGGATGGCGCGCCTCTGGCCACGCTCGAAGTCCTGGATCTCAGCGGCACGTTCCTCGAGCGGG TTGAGTCAGGGTGGATCAGAGACCTGCCGAAGCTCACATCCCTCTACCTGAGGAAGATGCCTCGGCTGATGACCCTGGAGGGAGACATTTTCAAGATGACTCCCAACTTGCAGCAGCTGGACTGTCAGGACTCCCCAGCACTTGCTTCTGTCGCCACGCACATCTTTCAAGACACTCCACATCTACAGGTCCTTCTGTTCCAGAA cTGCAACTTGAGTTCCTTCCCTGCTTGGACCCTGGATTCCTCCCAGGTCCTATCGATCAACCTTTTTGGCAACCCCCTCACTTGTAGCTGTGACTTGTCTTGGCTCCTCATGGATGCAAAGAGAACTGTCCTAAGCAG GGCAGCAGACACTGTGTGCACGCCAGCTGCAGGATCCAGCggccccttctcagcctccctgtCACTCTCCCAGCTGCCCGGAGTGTGCCAGTCGGACCAAAGCACTACTCTCCGAGCTTCACAACCACCCGGCTTCAACCACCCCACCTACGCACAGGGTCCCACCGTGGCGCCCAGCGCAGCCCCTGCCACCCGGCTTGCGGGAGGCCAGCAGAGTGTCTCCAAGGCCCCTAACGTGGGCTCCGGCACGAGAGCTGCATGGCCGCACAGCGATGCACAGGAGGGGACTGCCTCTTCCACGACCAACTCTGTAGCAGGTCACAGCAACTCCAGCGTTTTCCCCAGGGCTGCCAGCGCCACCGCATCCCAGCACAGAGGAGAACATGCCCCCGGGCTTGTCGTTGAGCCTAGTATCTCAGCTGCCTCCACTCCACTGGCGAGCAAGCTCCTGGACCCCTTCCCTACCTCGTGGAACCGCATAAGCTCGCCTCAGCCCGGCCAGAGGACACAGGCCACACCCCAAGCCCCCAACCCGAGTCCTTCTGAGGGCGGGATTCCAGTCTTGCTGCTGGACGACtacagtgaggaggaggaggggaggaaggaggaggtgggaaTGCCTCACCAGGACGTCCCCTGTGATTACCATCCCTGCAAGCACCTACAGACCCCGTGCGCTGAGCTGCAGAGGCAGTCGCGGTGCCGTTGCCCCGGCCTCAGCGGAGAAGACACCATCCCAGACCCGCCCAGGCTGCAGGGGGTGACGGAGACTACGGACACGTCGGCTCTGGTCCACTGGTGTGCCCCCAACTCGGTAGTGCACGGGTACCAGATCCGCTACTCTGCGGAGGGCTGGGCGGGGAACCAGTCAGTGGTGGGGGTCATCTACGCCACGGCCCGGCAGCACCCTCTGTACGGGTTGTCGCCGGGCACCACCTACCGCGTGTGCGTGCTGGCGGCCAACAGGGCAGGCCTGAGCCAGCCGCGGTCCTCGGGCTGGAGGAGCCCGTGCACCGCCttcaccaccaagcccagcttcgCGCTCCTGCTCTCCGGGCTGTGCGCAGCCAGCGGCCTGCTGCTCGCCAGCACCTTGGTGCTGTCCGCGTGTCTCTGCAGGCGGAGCCAGACGCTACGCCTGCAGCGCTGCGACACGCACCTAGTGGCCTGCAAAAACCCGGCCTTTGATTACCCGCTGGAGCTCCAGACCGTCAGTTAG